The proteins below come from a single Candidatus Methanoperedens sp. genomic window:
- a CDS encoding 2-hydroxyacyl-CoA dehydratase: MVLGSLEKINQAVKDRPQELVKAREKGAKVAGWFNYNIPEEIIHALGLIPVRLGAGGDDRLVEIGGRYISTKNCVYTRELVGLFARNQDPYIINSDIVAVDATCLQTYRVAEVIKHYFKVNTLILGVPKHFSEPEGQEYFRKELESFTQKLEEFSGNKLDENKLSESIKLYNDIRKSLKQLYKYQAIGHQPIKWREVFDVVHAGFYLDRENYLSLLKELLTELKEKHGEPVIGKLNGDARILVSGSIIPPGDTKLINIIEQVGGRIVGDDLWSGLNPSLDINIREASIKGIADAYINRVPHAALPFLDLETDRRLKNLKRLVRDHRAQGVLYHTLRYCDAFSFKAAETKNVLKAEGVPLLEIHTEYAGSDVEAIRTRAEAFVELIRNKNILESEA, translated from the coding sequence ATGGTATTAGGAAGTTTGGAAAAAATAAACCAGGCTGTAAAGGACAGGCCGCAGGAGCTTGTAAAAGCAAGAGAAAAAGGAGCAAAAGTCGCAGGCTGGTTCAATTACAATATCCCTGAAGAGATCATCCATGCCCTTGGATTGATCCCGGTAAGGCTTGGAGCAGGAGGAGATGACAGGCTTGTCGAAATCGGCGGCAGATATATTTCAACAAAAAATTGCGTTTATACAAGAGAACTTGTGGGACTTTTTGCCCGGAATCAGGATCCATATATCATAAATTCGGATATAGTCGCAGTAGATGCGACCTGCCTGCAAACATACCGTGTGGCAGAGGTTATAAAGCATTATTTTAAGGTGAACACACTGATACTCGGAGTACCAAAGCATTTCTCTGAGCCTGAAGGGCAGGAATATTTCAGGAAAGAACTGGAATCGTTCACACAGAAACTGGAAGAATTTTCCGGAAATAAACTTGATGAGAATAAGCTCTCAGAATCCATCAAACTCTACAATGACATAAGAAAATCCCTGAAACAATTATACAAATACCAGGCAATAGGACACCAGCCCATAAAATGGCGCGAGGTTTTCGATGTGGTACATGCGGGATTCTACCTTGACAGGGAAAATTACCTTTCATTGTTGAAGGAACTGCTAACTGAACTGAAAGAAAAACATGGTGAACCGGTAATCGGGAAGCTGAATGGAGATGCCCGTATCCTGGTATCAGGAAGCATAATTCCACCAGGAGATACAAAATTGATCAATATTATAGAGCAGGTTGGGGGAAGAATAGTGGGTGATGACCTGTGGTCAGGTCTTAATCCTTCACTTGATATAAATATCAGGGAAGCATCCATAAAAGGGATCGCAGATGCGTATATCAACCGTGTTCCGCATGCTGCGCTTCCTTTTCTGGACCTGGAAACAGACAGGAGGCTCAAAAACCTGAAGCGCCTTGTCAGGGACCACAGGGCACAGGGGGTATTATATCACACATTGCGCTACTGCGACGCATTCTCCTTCAAAGCCGCGGAAACAAAGAACGTACTGAAAGCAGAAGGTGTGCCGCTGCTTGAGATACACACAGAGTATGCAGGCTCTGACGTTGAAGCAATAAGAACCAGGGCCGAGGCTTTTGTCGAGCTGATAAGAAATAAGAATATTCTTGAGAGTGAGGCTTGA
- a CDS encoding MFS transporter, with amino-acid sequence MEFFERNELLINFMLVNISSGIAVGMMNFIIPIYALSLNATSIEIGLIKGFTGIGDLLIVLPAGFLIDYFGSRKMYSVSCIFGSLIIISISFATNASFLLLIMLFYGIAKTIRTTSNNADFFKHMNTIGVSKAGFFKGSITIGSALIGPLIGGIAILAMGYTSYFVLTSAFLLLPLIIISSRLYRENTSPVKPKIISFIDTSNHYKSLTKNKLLVSATIKNGLNSAFFMTFTTFIIVLAIKDLGLSPGIAAALISIKGVSTLFVVFFGGTYLQKNNNGLYLFAYLTTIFSLLLLGIGTDSIALGIASLVNGVGTGLITLINFTEVGNIDGEKGKIAGFFSFGNALGSITGPTLAGMIGDALGVQAIFLAFIVPFGMLAIYTFLDRRKNRIESENTAATMQIME; translated from the coding sequence ATGGAATTTTTTGAGCGAAATGAGCTTCTCATCAATTTTATGCTTGTGAACATCAGCTCAGGGATTGCTGTTGGAATGATGAATTTTATCATTCCCATATATGCACTCAGTCTCAATGCAACCTCTATTGAAATCGGCCTGATAAAAGGATTTACAGGGATAGGGGATTTGCTGATAGTTCTACCTGCCGGATTTCTTATAGATTATTTTGGCTCAAGAAAGATGTATTCTGTAAGTTGTATATTCGGATCTTTGATAATAATTTCCATTTCATTTGCAACCAATGCCAGTTTTCTCCTGTTAATAATGTTGTTCTACGGGATAGCGAAAACTATCAGGACAACCTCAAACAATGCTGATTTTTTTAAACATATGAACACTATCGGAGTCAGTAAAGCCGGCTTTTTTAAGGGCTCAATAACCATAGGATCGGCGTTAATCGGTCCGTTAATCGGGGGAATAGCGATTTTAGCCATGGGTTATACAAGTTATTTTGTATTAACGAGCGCATTCCTGCTTTTACCGCTTATTATAATATCCTCCCGCTTATACCGCGAAAATACCTCTCCGGTAAAACCAAAGATTATTAGCTTCATTGATACTTCAAACCATTATAAGTCTCTTACGAAGAATAAGCTCCTCGTTAGCGCAACTATAAAAAATGGTTTGAATTCCGCATTTTTCATGACCTTTACAACCTTTATAATCGTGCTGGCGATCAAAGACCTGGGTCTATCCCCTGGCATAGCTGCGGCGCTTATCTCTATAAAAGGGGTATCCACATTGTTTGTTGTATTCTTCGGGGGGACATACCTCCAGAAAAACAATAATGGTTTATATTTATTTGCTTACCTTACAACTATCTTTTCGCTCCTTCTTTTAGGGATTGGGACTGATTCTATCGCGCTGGGTATAGCCTCTCTGGTAAATGGCGTAGGCACCGGTCTTATAACCCTGATCAATTTTACAGAGGTTGGAAATATTGATGGGGAGAAAGGTAAGATAGCGGGGTTTTTTTCTTTTGGCAACGCCCTGGGTTCGATCACAGGACCTACACTTGCCGGAATGATAGGGGATGCCCTGGGTGTACAGGCGATATTCCTTGCATTTATAGTGCCATTTGGCATGCTGGCGATCTATACTTTCTTAGACAGAAGAAAAAATAGAATTGAATCGGAAAATACTGCCGCAACTATGCAGATTATGGAATAA
- the metW gene encoding methionine biosynthesis protein MetW has translation MAGYGNDSLKLDYSIIMDMVRPGSSVLDLGCHKGELLSILIRENDVRAHGIEIDEKAIYECVALGIGVSHQDIDNGLSEYGDRSFDYVIMNQSLQQVKKPDMVLKEALRVGKEVIIGFPNFAHYKARFQVFFKGQTPVTQSLPYEWYETPNLHFMSISDFRNYCRKRNIKIKSSAFIMENRMINMFPNFFARTGIFLISR, from the coding sequence ATGGCTGGATATGGTAATGATTCTCTTAAACTGGATTATAGTATCATCATGGATATGGTGAGACCGGGCTCATCGGTGCTGGATCTTGGCTGCCATAAAGGTGAGCTGCTCTCTATCCTGATAAGGGAAAATGATGTCAGGGCTCATGGGATCGAAATAGATGAGAAAGCAATATATGAATGTGTTGCCCTGGGGATCGGGGTTTCACACCAGGATATAGATAACGGGCTTTCGGAATACGGCGACCGGTCATTCGATTATGTCATTATGAACCAGAGTCTCCAGCAGGTGAAAAAACCGGATATGGTTTTAAAGGAAGCATTAAGAGTAGGGAAGGAAGTCATTATCGGTTTTCCCAACTTCGCACATTATAAGGCGCGCTTTCAGGTATTTTTCAAAGGGCAGACACCAGTTACCCAATCGCTTCCCTACGAATGGTATGAAACTCCAAATCTTCATTTCATGAGTATATCGGATTTCAGGAATTATTGCAGAAAGAGGAATATAAAAATAAAAAGCTCAGCTTTTATTATGGAGAACAGGATGATAAATATGTTTCCAAATTTTTTTGCCCGGACAGGGATATTCCTGATATCCAGATGA
- a CDS encoding MFS transporter has protein sequence MKISGANGLILKFMLINISTGIAMGMMNLILPIYALSLNATSTQIGLIKGISGLGDLLIVLPAGFLVDYLGSKKMYSVSAVLGALIIMSLSFATNIILLLLVMLFFGMARTLRTTALSADFFKNMNTIGAKRGGWFKGSMNMGGSFIGPVIGGIAAIALGFTSYFALTSAFLLAPFIVILARTNHNSKSQFKPKNPSFTDASNHYRSLVKNRALVSATIIESLNSAIFVTFTTFITVLVIKDLGLSPEIAAMLISLKGGATILVVFFCGHLLCRNNNHLYLISFIVTILALVLLGTSKDTTMLAIASVVLGIGGGMITLITFTQVGNIEGEKGKIAGVFSCGLGIASIFGPTLGGMIGDIFNVQAIFLSFVPLFGALSFYTFLENRKQN, from the coding sequence ATGAAGATTTCCGGTGCTAATGGTCTTATCCTTAAATTCATGCTCATAAATATCAGTACCGGGATCGCGATGGGTATGATGAATTTGATCTTACCGATATACGCTCTCAGCCTGAACGCAACATCAACCCAGATCGGCCTGATTAAAGGCATCTCAGGACTTGGAGATTTGCTGATCGTACTGCCTGCTGGATTCCTGGTGGATTATCTTGGCTCGAAAAAAATGTACTCTGTAAGCGCTGTCCTGGGAGCTTTAATAATCATGTCGCTCTCCTTTGCTACCAATATTATACTTCTCCTGCTTGTGATGTTGTTCTTCGGGATGGCCAGGACTTTAAGGACCACTGCTCTTAGCGCTGATTTTTTCAAGAACATGAACACTATTGGGGCAAAAAGAGGAGGATGGTTCAAAGGCTCGATGAACATGGGAGGATCGTTCATTGGTCCTGTGATCGGAGGGATAGCTGCAATAGCTCTTGGTTTTACGAGCTATTTCGCACTCACAAGTGCATTTTTACTTGCGCCATTCATAGTGATCCTTGCTCGTACAAACCATAATAGCAAATCCCAGTTCAAACCAAAGAATCCAAGTTTCACAGATGCCTCAAATCATTACAGGTCACTTGTAAAAAACAGGGCTTTAGTATCTGCCACCATTATAGAAAGCCTGAACAGTGCAATATTTGTAACTTTTACCACATTCATTACTGTCCTGGTGATCAAGGACCTGGGTCTTTCTCCTGAAATTGCAGCTATGTTAATATCATTGAAAGGTGGAGCTACGATCCTTGTTGTTTTTTTCTGCGGTCATTTACTTTGCAGGAATAACAATCACCTGTACCTGATAAGCTTTATTGTAACTATTCTTGCATTGGTGCTATTGGGGACGAGTAAAGATACCACCATGCTGGCAATAGCTTCTGTGGTCCTTGGCATAGGCGGGGGTATGATAACTCTTATCACTTTTACCCAGGTCGGGAATATTGAAGGAGAAAAAGGTAAGATAGCAGGGGTCTTTTCGTGTGGCCTGGGTATTGCCTCTATTTTCGGACCAACGCTTGGAGGAATGATCGGGGATATTTTCAATGTCCAGGCAATTTTCCTGTCATTTGTACCGCTTTTCGGTGCGCTTTCATTCTATACTTTTTTGGAAAACAGGAAACAGAATTGA
- a CDS encoding homoserine O-acetyltransferase, whose translation MSQVAAAGDTEIRHTGTHTRGIHSGEIGIVDTQYYNFAARDALVLESGERLGPVTLAYETYGKLNTRKTNAILILHALSGDAHAAGFHRGADKPGWWDTMIGPGKAFDTDKYFIICSNVLGGCMGSTGPSSIDPGTKRPYALDFPVITIKDMVNAQRHLIDYLGIGKLLSVVGGSMGGMQALQWAASFPHRVKSVIPIATTLKHSPQQIAFGEVGRQAIIADPDWKGGNYYGGKIPAKGLAIARMVGHITYMSDTSMGEKFGRRFKNGKKLSKFGADFEVEGYLHHHGDIFVKRFDANSYLYITKALDYFDLSNGKTLLEVFNGITAKFLIMAFKSDWLYPVYQSNEILKVCKLAGVEATYCEINSTYGHDAFLLEVDEETHLIRHFLKNVHGYE comes from the coding sequence ATGAGCCAGGTTGCCGCAGCTGGGGATACAGAGATCAGGCATACAGGAACACATACCAGAGGCATACATTCCGGAGAAATAGGAATAGTAGATACACAATACTATAACTTCGCTGCCCGGGATGCACTGGTACTTGAGTCTGGAGAGAGACTTGGGCCTGTTACTCTTGCTTATGAGACATACGGGAAGCTCAATACCCGGAAGACCAATGCGATCCTTATTCTTCATGCGCTCTCCGGCGATGCTCATGCTGCGGGATTTCATAGAGGAGCGGATAAACCCGGATGGTGGGATACTATGATAGGACCGGGCAAGGCATTTGATACTGATAAATACTTTATAATATGCTCAAATGTACTCGGAGGCTGCATGGGTTCGACAGGCCCATCATCTATCGACCCCGGGACGAAAAGGCCATATGCGCTTGATTTTCCCGTAATCACAATAAAAGATATGGTAAATGCCCAGCGGCATCTGATCGACTATCTTGGTATCGGAAAACTCTTGAGTGTTGTGGGCGGCTCGATGGGCGGAATGCAAGCCTTACAATGGGCGGCATCTTTTCCGCATCGGGTGAAATCCGTGATCCCTATTGCCACGACCCTGAAACATTCCCCGCAGCAGATCGCATTCGGCGAGGTGGGAAGACAGGCGATAATAGCTGATCCTGACTGGAAGGGAGGAAATTACTATGGAGGAAAAATCCCGGCAAAAGGGCTTGCTATTGCACGTATGGTGGGTCATATCACTTACATGAGCGATACCTCCATGGGTGAGAAGTTCGGAAGGCGTTTTAAAAATGGGAAAAAGTTATCAAAATTTGGCGCTGATTTTGAAGTGGAAGGATATCTCCATCATCATGGCGATATTTTTGTAAAGAGATTCGATGCCAACTCGTACCTTTATATTACCAAAGCCCTGGATTATTTTGATCTTTCTAATGGGAAAACTTTATTAGAAGTTTTTAATGGTATTACTGCGAAATTCCTGATAATGGCATTTAAGTCAGACTGGCTTTATCCGGTTTACCAGTCAAATGAAATCCTCAAGGTTTGCAAACTGGCAGGAGTCGAGGCTACGTATTGTGAGATAAATTCTACTTACGGTCATGATGCTTTTCTGCTTGAAGTGGATGAAGAGACGCACCTGATCAGGCATTTTCTGAAAAATGTCCACGGATACGAATAG
- a CDS encoding 2-hydroxyacyl-CoA dehydratase, protein MSESKTQFRYPEEIGPAFKETDGLRFSDGGQVSAAEIWDFMTKEAPVRFPNAFDTNIYFRGISTDANLFSGIKRNYLNLTLKDRLMESHKKGIPAVFIQGGQTVEPYYAAGSIPVRPGVVNGWARNIVEGLNTRQSNQRGMSILEGGRRALTVDSCGQIAAHAALEENLVPIDLVAPYLCLRCSDMAYLVESHRHGKTTVPLHLVDFPVGQQGEWRKEYLITELETLITKINKISNKKLTDEELRDELKQEIKRENHARQLLRESYELRWSAKVPPTNSVDHSSTVSIGIDGCGDFSAATDVLEETRDETKDRVKHGVKGTGLADDPVRLWVCGSCVGPNAVRVDRAGGVIIGKDDWWSEAVTDVKETGDPYENLAEAILSFPYELPTEERAEWTARQVKKSRADGAIFYFAWGCNYQSGVARMIADIIKERTGVPTINIEAEITSAEGLEQPHNRIESFIEMLS, encoded by the coding sequence ATGAGCGAATCAAAAACACAATTCAGGTACCCTGAAGAAATAGGGCCGGCATTCAAAGAGACCGATGGTTTGAGATTTAGTGACGGGGGGCAGGTTTCTGCTGCAGAAATATGGGACTTCATGACAAAGGAAGCGCCTGTGAGATTTCCCAACGCTTTTGATACAAATATTTATTTCAGGGGCATCTCAACTGATGCAAATTTATTCAGCGGCATCAAGCGCAATTACCTTAATCTGACCCTAAAGGATAGATTGATGGAGTCACACAAAAAAGGCATTCCCGCAGTATTCATACAGGGCGGGCAGACCGTTGAACCCTACTATGCAGCAGGCAGCATACCGGTCAGGCCAGGAGTCGTGAATGGATGGGCCCGTAACATTGTTGAAGGGCTGAACACGAGACAATCCAACCAGAGGGGCATGTCCATCTTAGAAGGAGGAAGAAGAGCCCTGACAGTTGATTCCTGCGGCCAGATAGCGGCTCATGCAGCACTTGAGGAAAATTTAGTACCCATTGATCTTGTTGCTCCCTATCTTTGCCTTCGCTGCTCAGACATGGCATACCTTGTCGAATCCCATCGTCACGGAAAAACAACCGTTCCGCTCCATCTTGTGGATTTTCCGGTTGGGCAGCAGGGTGAATGGAGAAAAGAGTACCTTATAACAGAATTGGAAACCCTGATAACAAAAATTAACAAAATTTCTAATAAAAAGCTCACTGATGAAGAATTAAGAGATGAATTAAAACAAGAGATAAAACGTGAAAACCATGCCCGGCAGCTTCTGCGTGAATCTTATGAACTGAGATGGTCAGCAAAAGTTCCGCCTACGAACAGCGTAGATCACAGCAGTACCGTATCTATTGGTATAGACGGCTGCGGTGATTTCTCGGCAGCAACTGATGTTTTGGAAGAAACGCGCGATGAGACAAAAGACAGGGTCAAACACGGCGTTAAAGGCACCGGCCTGGCTGATGACCCGGTAAGGCTTTGGGTATGCGGATCCTGTGTCGGACCAAATGCCGTACGGGTTGACAGGGCAGGCGGTGTTATTATTGGCAAGGATGACTGGTGGAGCGAAGCTGTCACAGATGTAAAAGAAACAGGTGATCCCTATGAGAACCTGGCAGAAGCAATTTTATCGTTCCCGTATGAACTACCCACCGAAGAAAGGGCTGAATGGACTGCCCGGCAGGTAAAAAAATCAAGAGCAGATGGAGCTATTTTCTATTTTGCATGGGGATGCAACTATCAGTCCGGCGTAGCCAGGATGATCGCTGATATCATAAAAGAAAGAACAGGTGTCCCGACTATCAATATTGAAGCCGAGATTACATCAGCAGAAGGTCTCGAGCAACCTCATAACAGGATCGAATCTTTCATTGAAATGTTAAGCTGA
- a CDS encoding 2-hydroxyglutaryl-CoA dehydratase, whose product MTTKSDNIPKFAGVDVGSLTTKSVIISNGSIAGYSLIPTGIDTEENGRLALKKALESANLKREDLKYIVATGYGRISAPYADKTVTEITCHARGAHYLHPTTRTIIDMGGQDCKAIRLDKDGNVVDFAMNDKCAAGTGRFLEVMANVFKVKLNDLGPLALKAKEIVPMSSTCTVFAESETVSLLARGEKPENILKGIHHAIANRVSGMFSRVGVESDVFFSGGVAKNTGMKSALEEVLKAKIVAPEYDPQLVGALGAAVLARNYSGKV is encoded by the coding sequence ATGACAACAAAATCAGATAATATACCAAAATTTGCTGGAGTAGATGTGGGATCGCTGACAACCAAATCCGTGATCATATCAAATGGCTCGATAGCTGGCTATAGCCTGATCCCGACAGGAATAGATACTGAAGAGAATGGGCGGCTCGCACTCAAAAAAGCGCTTGAGTCGGCAAACCTGAAACGTGAAGACCTGAAATATATCGTCGCTACAGGTTATGGGAGGATCTCAGCGCCATACGCAGACAAGACTGTGACCGAAATAACATGCCATGCAAGAGGCGCGCATTACCTGCATCCCACCACAAGAACAATTATCGATATGGGTGGACAGGACTGCAAAGCGATACGCCTGGATAAGGATGGGAATGTCGTGGATTTTGCCATGAACGATAAATGCGCCGCAGGTACGGGACGATTCCTTGAAGTGATGGCCAACGTGTTCAAGGTCAAATTAAACGATCTTGGTCCCCTGGCGCTAAAGGCAAAAGAAATCGTGCCCATGAGCAGCACATGCACTGTCTTTGCTGAATCGGAAACTGTTTCCCTCCTGGCCAGGGGAGAAAAACCGGAGAACATTCTCAAAGGGATACACCATGCCATTGCCAACAGGGTATCAGGCATGTTCTCGCGCGTGGGCGTGGAAAGTGATGTCTTCTTCTCAGGAGGGGTTGCAAAAAATACAGGAATGAAATCCGCACTTGAGGAGGTGCTGAAAGCCAAAATAGTGGCGCCTGAGTATGATCCCCAGTTAGTGGGAGCGCTTGGGGCCGCAGTGCTTGCAAGAAACTACAGTGGAAAGGTATGA